A stretch of the Sorangium aterium genome encodes the following:
- a CDS encoding TetR/AcrR family transcriptional regulator: MARTSRNDWLDQGLDALRDGGEGALTVDGLCARLGRTKGSFYHHFEDIAAFLAALLARWEERQTSAPIHHAEAGGSPEQKRQRLSAVVRSLDGRLELAVRAWALRDVRAAAVLRRVDACRVDYLASLYTSGGSARGAALVLARLEYAAFIGAQMLFSDLSVDGARSLGLALDRALELLAKDERALRLAEDQSATYSMGARQEDVRGKSRCGKRTLKAEPARSAGCSDPARRSSRGEEK; encoded by the coding sequence ATGGCGCGCACCTCGAGGAACGACTGGCTCGACCAAGGGCTCGACGCGCTCCGCGACGGCGGCGAGGGCGCGCTCACGGTCGACGGGCTCTGCGCGAGGCTCGGGCGAACGAAGGGCTCGTTCTATCATCACTTCGAGGACATCGCGGCGTTCCTCGCGGCGCTCCTCGCTCGCTGGGAGGAGCGGCAGACGTCGGCCCCGATCCACCACGCCGAGGCGGGCGGGAGCCCCGAGCAGAAGCGGCAGCGGCTCTCCGCGGTCGTGCGCTCGCTCGACGGCCGGCTCGAGCTCGCCGTGCGGGCGTGGGCGCTCCGAGACGTGCGCGCCGCGGCCGTGCTCCGGCGGGTCGACGCGTGCCGCGTCGACTACCTCGCGTCCCTGTACACCTCCGGGGGGAGCGCGCGCGGGGCCGCCCTGGTGCTCGCGCGGCTGGAGTACGCGGCTTTCATCGGCGCGCAGATGCTCTTCTCCGACCTCTCGGTCGATGGCGCGCGCTCGCTAGGGCTCGCGCTCGATCGCGCGCTCGAGCTCCTGGCCAAGGACGAGCGAGCTCTGCGTTTGGCTGAGGACCAATCTGCCACGTACTCGATGGGGGCTCGACAAGAAGACGTTCGTGGTAAGTCCCGATGTGGAAAGCGAACGCTGAAAGCTGAACCTGCTCGCTCGGCTGGCTGTTCTGATCCCGCTCGCCGCAGTTCGCGCGGCGAGGAAAAGTGA
- a CDS encoding DUF3995 domain-containing protein, whose amino-acid sequence MVWFESEAKMDPRLSGAAVVAALIVLVAGVSRPGAPHGVSPWTLLGLLAILCAAGGLGVGVPRRDVLALASGGALGVLAAIHVYWGLGGAWPGDARHEKVEMVVGLPKGSPFPSLGACLVVACLLASSAALVLAQRYGRGGSPTLLRPGAWAVALVLGARGVGGYFDARLRPGTRALPYHRLNRLVYSPLSLALAAAVAGATLD is encoded by the coding sequence ATGGTATGGTTTGAAAGCGAGGCCAAGATGGATCCTCGTCTCTCGGGCGCGGCGGTCGTCGCCGCGCTCATCGTGCTGGTCGCCGGCGTGTCCCGGCCCGGAGCGCCGCACGGGGTGTCGCCGTGGACGCTGCTTGGCCTGCTCGCGATCCTGTGCGCGGCCGGGGGGCTGGGCGTCGGCGTCCCGCGGCGGGACGTGCTCGCCCTGGCATCGGGCGGCGCCCTCGGGGTGCTCGCGGCGATTCACGTCTACTGGGGTCTGGGAGGTGCGTGGCCCGGGGATGCTCGGCACGAGAAGGTGGAGATGGTGGTCGGCTTGCCGAAGGGGAGCCCCTTTCCTTCCCTCGGCGCGTGTCTCGTCGTGGCGTGTCTCCTGGCGTCGTCGGCCGCGCTGGTGCTGGCCCAGCGGTACGGCCGCGGCGGTTCGCCGACCCTGCTCCGGCCCGGCGCGTGGGCCGTCGCGCTGGTGCTCGGGGCGCGGGGCGTCGGCGGCTACTTCGACGCGCGCCTGCGGCCCGGCACGCGCGCGCTGCCGTATCATCGGCTGAACCGCCTCGTGTACTCGCCGCTCTCGCTCGCCCTCGCGGCCGCCGTCGCGGGCGCCACGCTCGACTGA